The following are from one region of the Nanoarchaeota archaeon genome:
- a CDS encoding transposase, producing the protein MKLRRKFTKEFKLSVVRELEATSLAEVCRAHSVSPSVL; encoded by the coding sequence ATGAAGCTGAGGAGAAAATTTACAAAGGAATTCAAACTATCCGTTGTGCGCGAATTGGAAGCCACATCGCTGGCTGAAGTGTGCAGGGCGCACAGTGTCAGCCCGTCTGTCTTAA